From Solanum lycopersicum chromosome 4, SLM_r2.1:
TCGATTCACAAAACTTCAACTTTTTTCTTAGTAGAAAGTGCATGTCCAACTACAACTTCAAgtttcaaaaacaatttttgcaataaactttgaaaattcattctttttttaagttttaagtaAATATATGGTTAAACGCTAGGTTAGTTAGATTCTTTCGGAATTGTTGAACCGTTGCTTTTGTTATTGTCTTTCTCAATGTTAGAGGAGAGAGTAGTACTGACATGTATAAGGGAACAGAGAAGATGGTAACAAGTGATCTCACAGCGGAGTGGATATTGTGTTAGACTTATGATCTAAAGTTTGTGGGTTTGAATACCACTGGGATTGCTTCATGCCTTCTTGTGCACCTGTTTTGTTTTTCTTGGTTTCATATTTTGGTGTTTGGTTTGGGAATTGCATCCGAGGGTCTAtttgaaacaacctctctacctcccaAGATAAGGGTAAGGTttgtacactctaccctcctaGACCTCACTTGTAGGATTACATGGGGTATGTTGTCGCTGGTTTGGGAATTGATTAGTGAAATAAAAATCATTGTAATATAAAATTCGAAAGAGGCTGTACTTGTTTCTTTGGAGATATAAGCTTGAGGCAATTGGTTTGAGAGATTTTTATGAGCTGCCTCCACTGCATATGCATTTAGTTATGAACTTGGTGCTCCTGCTAAGTaattttttggttttgattGGGGACATGATATAGGTAAATTATGCCACCAAGATATTTCTATTGAAAATGTATGTTGGTTTTCACTTGATTAATGGTTTTATTCCTCTAATCATTGCCTCGGCGTGAGAGATGCTTATGGAGTGAAATAAGAGGCTAAGTTTTCCTTTTTCTGTTCTATTGGTTTAGGTGTTTGTTTGTGTCACATGTTGCAATAATCTTCCTTTACTTTATCTACAAAGGAAGTACATGAAAATCTCAAGGGTGTTACTTGAGTATTTGAAGGAATAGGAGCAACTTTACCTTAACATTTTCATAAGTATGTCTACCATGATGATAGgtttgtgaatttgattaaatCATTCCCTAAACAAGTGTTAGGCTGTTACAGTAGGATTGATGTCTGATTATGGAATATGCATAAGGTACATTGAGACAGAGAGTTTTAAAGGTATTGTGAAACATGTGTATAGAGCAGTGTGAAGCTTCAGAGTTTTGAGCTGAACACAATGTTGTGCATGGTATAGCTACCTAACTTGTCCAATGAGTCTTTTCTCTAGTGGTAAAGAGGAGGACGATACCTTGAGGTTGTGTTTCTTAATTGTAAATGAAAACAATGTATTCGTTAACTCTAAAACTGTAATTGATCGTTGACGTAATTGTTCAGTTATTGCTTTTCAGTAACTTGGCTCAGCAACTTGTAGTCTCATCAGAACATTGATTATACAAGGAGGGAGTGGATGTACTGTCGATGACCTACTAAAGTAATCCAATTTTTTGAATGTAGGGCGATAAGAAAATCAATTGAACTCATTTTCAAACAAATAAGATACACGAAAAGACTATCTAACATAGGAAATCAAGATTATTCCATCAGAGCTTGTCCTTATTAGAGAAACAAAAAGATAATCTACTTTTGCATAGACGGGTTGAAATTCTTAGTTCCAACTCCAAAAAGAATCGAATGTTGCTTGTCTCATGatgatattttattcatttttaccTGGTAACTTGATAATGGGACTGATGAAACACTAGAGATCATTGCAGGAACTGAACGTTTGTGTTTTAGTTCAATAGCTTTCGTGAATTGTAAAGGAATTCTGTCTTTGCACCTTATTTCTCTGAAATCGTAAAGCTGTTCTTGCAGACTAACTGTTGTGTTACTAAACCAATTACTAACTAATACTCTTCTTTTGGTCCTAACTGTTGGCTCTTGAACTTTGTCTTGCAGATAATGGATgatcaagatttaggattcttTGCTAACTTTCTTGGCATCTTTATTTTCGTATTTGTTATTGCTTATCATTATGTAGTGGCTGATCCCAAGTACTTGGGCAACTAACTGATATAGATGATCCCATAGTAAGTAGTAACTTTTAATGAGCTCAAgatgaatttcatttttatcttttattatcaCCAGTTAGTTCTTACCTGAATATTATGAGATCGGACATTTGGTCTGAGAAAGTCAGAAGTTTTATTTGTTCTCTCTCTCATTTTGTGAACGTGATGGGTCTTGATCGATTGCAAGTTGCAAGTATTCTTAAGAAAATGTGCTGAATAGTCGGGTTAGACCTATCAGaaaaacaacctctctatttTTTTACGTAGAGGTAAAGCTGCAGACACTTCATCCTTTCCGAACCCACTTGCAGAGTATTACTGGGTATGTTTGTTGTTGGGTCTGCACCTAGAGGTTCAGTGATAAGCTCTCTTTGGCTTAGCTACTTTGTTTGGTAAACAACACAAATGATTATAAGCTTTAACCAGTCTTCTTTAAATTGCTAAATGCTAATATCTTTTGTAATCTCTAAAATATTCTTTTCTGAAATACACAAATGTTTCTCAGAAATAATGTTGgttgaaaataaaagtgaaatttcAACGCTTACAAAATTTCTATGGATAATTGGTCGTCTTTGACGACTTAaattctcattcttcatgaCTTGCTAAAACAgctagtcaaatattgaattattgtcAATCTTCCAGAACTCATACGGTCATCCATGAaccaaaaatgatttaaaagtatatatatatacacacattatTATTCCAGATATTcctaacttttaaaataatcatgGTGATGTCCAAtgcattacttttttttaataaaaggtcTCGATATTGATATTTAGACATAGAAAAAATCTTGAGGAAAGGATCAAAATAATCCTTTTTTATATAAGATTAAGGCTCAAATTGATCCTGAAATTTTCATATGAAGCACTAACAGTTCCTCGGATTTGCAATGTTGGTGTACTTTTGATcctctttcaaaattttacctatttatTAGCATTTATTTTATCCATAAAACCTATGTATGGAATGTTTAATCATCATTGTATACATTTAGTAGAAATAAAAACTCAATATGAAAGAATGTgagaagaatattttttgttttgtttagtaGAAATCGTATTGTAGGTAAAGTCGAGAGGTTTATCACAATAATTTCACCTGgaattgtacaattttttctttgcaATAATATCTAATGAACAGAACGAGGTGTTTTTTTATCACCTTCTCTCAGATAGATTTAATATTTccattatatatattaagacGATTGGACATTCtttgtataaaattttgaacaaaattaatgttaaaaataGGCAAAATTTTAGGAGAGAATCAAAAGTGTATTGATAATAAAAACACGAGAGACTATTAGTTCTCTACgtaaaaactcaaaaattacTTTAAGCCTTAATCCAAAAGTAATGGACTATTTTGAGCCTTTCCTCGAAAAAATCTTTAATGAAGTGCGCTACCCCAAATGGAAGCTATTACAAATTCCAATCAATTGAGCTCTCTCATGTAGTATCAAACATCAAATgccaataaataaataaaattatagccACATCACTCAACTTTTTGTTTACGCATCTTTGGTCAAATTTTAGGAATTATCAACTATATAATTgactagaagaaaaaaataaattaaaaatattaatatattttttaatttttaattttaattttgcacATTAAATCGAGAACCATTGATAATAAAACTTACAACCCGGAAACCCGACAAGAGTGAAGAAAAGCCCAGGAACATGAATCCGGCGAATCCAAAGGCTATTGAGATATCCGATTGAACGCAGAATGCATTGTTAACCGTACACGTGTCCATCTCCTTCAAAGTCCGAACCAGTGACGTTGCTGCCGATCCCGCCGACAGCAACAGGTAAGCAAAAACCTACCGCCAATGAAGAGAGCTAATTATCGAAAACTCGTTCAATTTTTTCGaatttcatacttaaactaTAAGTTAGGGAGAGTTTCTTGACCAAACTATTGTTAACAATTCATCAAATTGTTCTCTTTTGCTACCTTACATGTCGTTATAGTTCGATTATGAAACTCAAAAGATTGAAATTCCACTCAAAATAGACAAAATTGACTTCGTGTTTCACAAATTTCTGCAAAAAACGGTGAACGACCTCCATTGAAGTGAAGGATTTACGAACCTGATCGTGGCCGAAATCGAACCAAACTTGAACGACTTCAGGGAAAACAGTAGCGCCTCTTGAAATCTCCCATACGGATGCTCCTACTTCGAAGAGTGAATATAAGGCAACAATTGCACCGGCAACAGCCACAAACCTATACAGTAAAAGGAATCAGCGAATTTGAACGCCGGAGAACTAAATCTTCATCGAATCTCGACTCCTGATACTCAAAATCATCGTGATTATCAGTATAAAACCGGAAAAATCAGTTAATTTGAACTCCGTAGTACTATAAACAACTCCAATGAGcaaataatccatcaaacttcaaCTCCGGGGTATTTAAATTGTTGCGTTTATCAGTAAAAGCAAAAGGAATCAACCAATTTGAACTCCAGAGTACTACAACAATGTCGTTTTATCAGTATTccaatttgtttgtttgtttgtttttttgctAAAATGAGCTAAAAGTCCATCAAACTTCTACTCCGGAGTATTCAATTTCCAGTCAAATCGCGTGAAAGAGTTTGCTGCTGAAAGGAGGAATTCCattagaacaaaaaaaaaactactactATAATTACCTGAAGGCATCGAAGTGATGCCACTGAGGCAAATCGGAGCCGCGGCGAGAATTAGTGAACATGAAGATAGCTGAAGCAAGAGAGAAGCAGAAGGAAGCAAACCGGAAGACGACAATCAAAATGTTGAACCGCCGGAGCTTGTGTAGGGATACGCTGGAGT
This genomic window contains:
- the LOC104646700 gene encoding dolichyl-diphosphooligosaccharide--protein glycosyltransferase subunit 4A, giving the protein MDDQDLGFFANFLGIFIFVFVIAYHYVVADPKYLGN
- the LOC101263013 gene encoding CASP-like protein 4C1, whose product is MMRSPQVRNGVVETPSPSHFHSSVSLHKLRRFNILIVVFRFASFCFSLASAIFMFTNSRRGSDLPQWHHFDAFRFVAVAGAIVALYSLFEVGASVWEISRGATVFPEVVQVWFDFGHDQVFAYLLLSAGSAATSLVRTLKEMDTCTVNNAFCVQSDISIAFGFAGFMFLGFSSLLSGFRVVSFIINGSRFNVQN